The DNA window ATGCGACTGCTTTAACTGTTTTTGTCATGAGTTTCAAGGACAAGAAAGTCGAAAATATTCCGATGGATTACCTAGCGCCACCTTATCCAGTGACACCTCCTCCCCCTGCGGAAGCGGTCAAGGAGCCTTCCAAAAAATCTCCTCTTAAAAAATCATAGGCATAAATAGCCGGGGGGAACCGATTCGCCCCCGGCTATTCTGATTTGGATGGCTTGACCGGAGAATCGCTCTTCTTTTCCGAAGGTGTCGGAGCAGCAGGAGCAGGAGATGTTCCTTCTTTAGAGGATCCAGCTGGTTCAGGAGATTTCTTTTCGGCGCTATCCGGCTTCGGTTTACTCTCTTCCACAGGATTTTTAAGTTTCTTCGAGTAATCTGTTACATACCATCCCGACCCTTTAAAGAGAATCCCGGGCGTAGAGATGATTTTTCTAACCAAGCCTTGACATTTTGGACATTCAAGAATCGGGGCATCACTGAATTTCTGAATCAGTTCAAACCGATGACTGCATTTTTCACATTCGTATTCATAGATGGGCAATGCTTTTTCTTTTCTCCTTTATGAACCTGTAAAGTTGTTTCATGGTTAAGTTGGGTGAGGAAATTCTGACCGACAAATTTTATTTCAGTTTTTGCA is part of the Nitrospirota bacterium genome and encodes:
- a CDS encoding zinc ribbon domain-containing protein, giving the protein MPIYEYECEKCSHRFELIQKFSDAPILECPKCQGLVRKIISTPGILFKGSGWYVTDYSKKLKNPVEESKPKPDSAEKKSPEPAGSSKEGTSPAPAAPTPSEKKSDSPVKPSKSE